The genome window GTTTGAAACGAGAGTAGCGAACGGACAGAGCCATAAATATGATTTCCTGACGGTTGGTTCCATGGGCCATAGTTCCTCTATTGCATTGGGAGTAGCTATCAACAAGCCGGAACAGAAGATCTGGTGTGTGGACGGTGACGGCGCTGTATTGATGCATATGGGTGCTATGGCAGTCATGGGGGTAAACAAACCGAAGAATCTTGTGCATGTGGTCATCAATAATGGTGCCCATGAAACTGTCGGAGGAATGCCCACAGTGGCAGGCAGTGTTGACCTGGTGGGTATTGCGAAGGCCTGCGGTTATCCGTATGCTGTAAGGGTGGATAGTTTTGAAAAGCTTGATAAAGAACTGCAAGCAGCAAAAGAACGCAATGAACTAAGCATGATTGAAGTAGCCTGCTCTATCGGGGCAAGAGAGGATCTGGGAAGGCCGACAACAACAGCACGGGAAAATAAGCAGAACTTTATGACTTATTTATCCACTTTGTAAATCATAATAAGTAGAGTAAAAGAAAATATAAGCGAGGTTTGGCAATGAAAGCGTTGATTCTGAATTCAGGCATGGGAACACGAATGGGTGTTCTTGCTTCAGAACATCCGAAATGTATGACCGAAATCTCTCCTCAGGAAACTTTACTCAGCAGACAGCTCAATCAATTATATGAGGCGGGAATACGTGAAGTAGTTATGACAACCGGCCGGTTTGAGCAGGTTCTGGTAAACTATTGTGAGTCTTTGGATTTGCCGATTAATATTATCTATTGCAATAATCCCCGTTTCGCAGATACCAATTATATCTATTCGATCTATCTGGCAAGGGAATATCTGGATGATGATATTCTGCTTATGCATGGAGATCTGGTAGTTGACAGCGAGATTCTGGAAAATATTCTGGCCAATAAAGGAAGCTGTATGGCCGTTAGTTCAACAGTTGCGCTTCCGGAAAAGGATTTCAAGGCTGTTATAAAAAACGGTAAAATAACGAAAGTTGGTATTGAGTTTTATAATGACGCTGAGGCTGCTCAGCCTTTATACAAACTGGACAGAAAGGATTGGCAGATTTGGCTGGATAAGATAATTGAATACTGTGAATCAGGAAATACATCCTGTTATGCTGAAAATGCCTTCAATGAGGTGTCTGAGAACTGCTGCATTTATCCTTATGATTGCAAGGACATGCTCTGCGGTGAGGTGGATACAGCGGAAGATCTGGCAGTGATGAAAAATCGTCTGCAGGAAATTAAAAACCGCAGCGTATATATGTGTTTCGCCACCGATATTATTCATGCGGGTCATATGAGCCTGATCAAAAAGGCTCGTAAATTGGGAAAGCTAACGGTAGGTATTCTTTCAGATGAGGCTATATCCCAATACAGGCGGGCTTCTGTTCTTTCAGCAGAGGATCGTAAAGAAATGATGAGCAATATTGTCGGTGTCAGTCGGGTTGTGGATCAGGACACACTTTCATATAAGAAGAATCTTCTTAAGCTAAAACCAGACATTGTTGTGCACGGGGACGACTGGAAAACGGGATATCAGAAAGAAATCCGTGAGGAAGTAATTGCCATTCTGTCTACCTATGGCGGAAAACTTGTTGAGTATCCTTATACACATGATGAAAAATATGAGTTCATCGATCGTAAAATTGAAAATAGTCTTTATGCAAACCATCGTGTTTTGGAAGCATCGCCGAATTATGCAGAACTGGACGGATATATCCGCGGTAAAGAATTACATAAAATTATGCTGGTTCATGGTGCTTCTCTGAATCGTTTTCCTCTGAAAGAATACTTTTATCAACTACCTCACAGGCTTAACACACAAATCGTCTACTTCAGCGATTTCAAACCCAATCCCGCTTACGAATCTGTGGTTAACGGTGTTCGGCTTTTTAAGGAATCAGGCTGTGACGGCATTATTGCTATTGGCGGCGGAAGCGCAATGGATGTTGCCAAATGCATTAAACTGTTTGCTAACATGA of Aristaeella lactis contains these proteins:
- a CDS encoding iron-containing alcohol dehydrogenase, which translates into the protein MKALILNSGMGTRMGVLASEHPKCMTEISPQETLLSRQLNQLYEAGIREVVMTTGRFEQVLVNYCESLDLPINIIYCNNPRFADTNYIYSIYLAREYLDDDILLMHGDLVVDSEILENILANKGSCMAVSSTVALPEKDFKAVIKNGKITKVGIEFYNDAEAAQPLYKLDRKDWQIWLDKIIEYCESGNTSCYAENAFNEVSENCCIYPYDCKDMLCGEVDTAEDLAVMKNRLQEIKNRSVYMCFATDIIHAGHMSLIKKARKLGKLTVGILSDEAISQYRRASVLSAEDRKEMMSNIVGVSRVVDQDTLSYKKNLLKLKPDIVVHGDDWKTGYQKEIREEVIAILSTYGGKLVEYPYTHDEKYEFIDRKIENSLYANHRVLEASPNYAELDGYIRGKELHKIMLVHGASLNRFPLKEYFYQLPHRLNTQIVYFSDFKPNPAYESVVNGVRLFKESGCDGIIAIGGGSAMDVAKCIKLFANMKDDEDFLDQKIVPNEIPLIAIPTTAGTGSEATRFAVVYRKGEKLSITDSSCIPALTLFDVSLLDSLPLYQRKATMMDALCHAIESSWSINSTEESSKYAHSAIELVIKYKDAYLNNEKQGNRGMMEAAYLAGKAINISQTTSAHAMSYKLTSLFGLAHGHAVAICLRKIFPYMLKHLDKTVDPRGKGYLRDVFQQISECLGCRNPEEGALYLENMINALEFDIPEPTEEQYRILAHSVNVIRLKNNPVELSVEDIDELYHQILR